The genome window GCCATATCGGGTTTCTCTATCCGCAAAAACCTTGACCCTAACAAGCCAACTTCTGAAGTGCTGGAAAACCATTCGGACGAAACATGGATAGAACTGCGTTATGCCGAGGTTTTATTGAACCGTGCAGAAGCTGCCGTTGAATTAAACGCTTTAGGCGATCAAAGCGCAGGCTATTTACAGGATGCGTTTATAGCAATTAACCAGATCCGTGAAAGAGCGGGTGCAGATTTGCTCACCAGCGCAGCCGCACTAACTGACATCAACATTGTTAGAAAAGAACGAAAAAAAGAGCTTGGTTTCGAAAACAAAACCTGGTGGGATCTTAGGAGATGGAGAACCATTGACAAGGAGCAAAACTCAACTATTTACAGGGTGTTAATGCCTTTCTATTCTGCAATCGATAAAAAGTACTTTTTTGATGCAAGGCCGGATGAAAGAAATGCCCGCTATACGTTTGACAGCCGCTGGTATTACGAACAAATACCACAGGGCGAAATCGCAAAAAGTCAGAATTTAATTCAAAACCCCGGATATTAATACCAAAAAAATGAAAAAGATCTTTTATTACATAGCAATAACCATGATTGTTGGAGCCGGCAGTTCATGTAAAAAACTGGATAATTACGACGCTCCTTCTGAAACATTAACCGGCAGCGTGGTTGATGCCGGCGGCAAAACCGTACAAACCGAAACCGGCAGCGGCGGTACCAGAATAAAAATGCTTGAAACAAGCTGGAGTTCAAACCCCACTCCGTTTTATTTCTATTCCATGCAGGACGGTACGTTTAACTATACCAAGCTGTTTGCAGGTACTGACAAGGTGAGCGTTGAGGGCCCTTTTGTGCCACTGGTGCAAACCGACAATAACGGCGCTACCATTGTTGATAAAAGCCAAACCGTGCAAATAAAAGGTGTAACCACCCTTAAATTTACGGTTGAACCTTTCCTTGATATTCAATGGATAGGTGAACCGGTTTTAAACGCAGATGGCACTATAACCGCAACCATTAAATTTAACAGGGGCACTGCCAATCCTGCTTTTCAGCAAAATGTGAGCGACCTGTTTCTGTTTGTGAATGCCACCAAATATGTGGGCAACAATAATTATGACAACCGGTACTCAAACCATGTGGGGTATAACGGCACCGACGGTAACGATGCTATAGGGCAAACCATTACGTTAACCACCACCGGCGGCAAATTGCCCGGCCAAAGAGCGTATTTTATCAGGGTTGGTGCCCGGATCTCGTACGGCCTTAATTATTACAACTATACGGACGTAAAAACAGTAACCGTTCCTTAAGAATACAAAATATGCATAACCCGGAAGTCAGGAATCAAGATAAATTAACAGTTGAATGCTTCTCTTGATTTTTGGCTCCCTGGTTCATGACGCTAACTACAATCTACCTATGAAAAACATTTTATTTTTCTTCGCCCTCATTGCGCTGGCGTTTACAGTAAAAGCGCAAAATCAAACAACCGGTGCCCTGCCCGAAAAAACGGCTTTCCAAACCAGCAGCCCATGGATGCCCGAAATTGATGTGCGCTCAGACATCGCCATTGTTTATGGTGCCAATGACCGCGCAGGGATGACGTTTGAACAGCGCGTGCAATCATGGCGCGACCATGGCTACCAGGTAAACTTTATGACCGGCATAGCATGGGGCGAGTACTTTGATTATTTTTTGGGCAAGTGGGACGGTAAAAACCATCTTGGCGTGGGCCAGGTAACTATTAAAGGCGATACCATTATGCATGGCCACAATATGCCCTACGTAGTGCCCGTGCAATCGTTTATTGATTATATGAAAACAGCAGTTGTAAAAAGGGTTATTGATGCCAACATCAGCACAATATTTTTAGAAGAACCTGAATTTTGGGCACGTGCGGGGTACAGCGCACCATTTAAACAGGAATGGCAAAAGTACTATGGCTTTCCTTGGAAACCACAGGATGCATCAGCCGAAAACACCTACCTTTCAAGCAAACTCAAATACCACTTATATTACGATGCCATAAAACAAGTATCTGAATACGCCAAATCATACGGCAAAAGCAAGGGGGTAAACGTTAAAGTTTTTATAGCCACACACTCTCTGGTTAATTATTCATCATGGCAAATTGTAAGCCCAGAAGCCAGCCTGGCTTCATTACCAAGCATTGATGGTTACATAGCACAGGTATGGACGGGCACCGCCCGCGAACCCACTTATTTTAACGGACTAAGAAAAGAACGGGTTTTTGAAAATGCCTTCCTTGAATATGGCTCAGCCGTTTCAATGACCGCTCCTACCAAACGCAAAATGTTTTTGCTGACAGATCCTAT of Mucilaginibacter xinganensis contains these proteins:
- a CDS encoding DUF3823 domain-containing protein; the protein is MKKIFYYIAITMIVGAGSSCKKLDNYDAPSETLTGSVVDAGGKTVQTETGSGGTRIKMLETSWSSNPTPFYFYSMQDGTFNYTKLFAGTDKVSVEGPFVPLVQTDNNGATIVDKSQTVQIKGVTTLKFTVEPFLDIQWIGEPVLNADGTITATIKFNRGTANPAFQQNVSDLFLFVNATKYVGNNNYDNRYSNHVGYNGTDGNDAIGQTITLTTTGGKLPGQRAYFIRVGARISYGLNYYNYTDVKTVTVP